A single Candoia aspera isolate rCanAsp1 chromosome 5, rCanAsp1.hap2, whole genome shotgun sequence DNA region contains:
- the AKAP17A gene encoding A-kinase anchor protein 17A — MAAATIVHDTSEAVELCASYGLYLKPITKMTISVALPQLKQPGKSISNWEVMERLKGMVHTHQFSTLRISKSTMDFIRFEGEVENKSLVKSFLACLDGKTIKLSGFSDILKVRAAEYKIDFPTRHDWDSFFRDAKDMNETLPGERPDTIHLEGLPCKWFALKDSGSEKPSEEALIKVFSKFGEIRNVDIPMLDPYREEMTGRNFHTFSFGGHLNFEAYVQYEEYAGFIKAMNALRGMKLMYKGEDGKAVACNIKVSFDSTKHLSDASIKKRQLERQKLQELEKQREEQKRKEKEAEERQKEEERKQKELEELEREKKREEKLRKREQKQKDREIRRNKKRLEKIQAEEQKKLQEKIKLEERKLLLAQRNLQSIRLIAELLSRAKAVKLLEQEQNEEKIRLQQLEERRKVQEAELRRVEEEKERALGLQRKERELREKLLNNLMSKKMEMTHVKKYDPNIVQSPSWKGLVSAPHCITSTSVQSILARPLQVCQSSVAANESFPHPKYLNGSLHEEVLQDTMVNISNRDKVSDESSSGVLSSVPANQQHNGTPDREKIPYKKDSVSEQGKCNREPSRGRSHSYRDVCNHQSKNKIEKSRHRRDLSSEDEKCRKERRPYKKHSRKSSSPHQRSPNLECAGQRQSFSSDRERDKRGRSHSYKNTGKKQKHRKRSLSNQRSTWSR; from the exons ATGGCAGCTGCAACAATAGTTCATGATACTTCTGAAGCTGTAGAGCTTTGTGCTTCGTATGGGTTATACCTTAAGCCCATTACAAAAATGACTATCAGTGTGGCACTTCCACAGTTAAAGCAGCCAGGGAAATCCATTTCCAATTGGGAGGTAATGGAAAGGCTAAAAGGAATGGTGCATACGCATCAGTTCTCAACACTACGGATTTCCAAAAGCACCATGGATTTCATCCGATTTGAAGGAGAAGTAGAAAATAAGAGTCTAGTTAAATCCTTCCTTGCATGTCTAGATGGCAAAACTATCAAACTTAGTGgcttttcagatattttaaaagttcGTGCTGCAGAGTATAAAATTGATTTCCCTACACGACATGACTGGGATTCTTTTTTTCGTGATGCAAAAGATATGAATGAAACTTTGCCAGGGGAAAGGCCAGATACGATCCATTTGGAGGGTTTACCTTGTAAATGGTTTGCATTGAAAGACTCTGGCTCAGAAAAACCAAGTGAAGAAGCTCTCATTAAAGTATtcagcaaatttggagaaatcCGTAATGTGGATATCCCAATGTTGGACCCATATAGGGAAGAAATGACTGGCAGAAACTTTCATACATTCAGTTTTGGAGGTCATTTGAATTTTGAAGCATACGTTCAGTATGAGGAATATGCAGGTTTCATCAAGGCTATGAATGCTTTACGAGGAATGAAGTTGATGTACAAAGGGGAAGATGGCAAAGCAGTGGCTTGCAACATAAAG GTTTCATTTGATTCAACAAAACATCTGAGTGATGCATCAATTAAGAAACGTCAGCTTGAAAGACAGAAGCTCCAAGAGCTTGAAAAACAGAGAGAAGAGCAAAAAcgcaaagaaaaagaagcagaggaaagacaaaaagaggaggaaag GAAACAGAAAGAACTTGAAGaattagaaagagagaaaaaaagagaagaaaaattgaggaagagagaacagaaacaaaaagaTCGCGAAATACGTCGAAACAAGAAAAGGCTTGAAAAAATTCAAgctgaagaacaaaaaaaattacaagaaaaaataaaactagaagAGAGGAAGCTTCTTTTAGCTCAGAGAAATCTTCAGTCCATTCGACTAATTGCTGAACTACTGAGCAGAGCcaag GCAGTAAAGCTTCTGGAACAGGaacaaaatgaggaaaaaatcCGCCTTCAGCAGCTGGAAGAGAGGAGAAAAGTGCAAGAAGCTGAACTCCGACGagtagaggaagaaaaagaaagagctcTTGGactgcagagaaaggaaagggaattgCGAGAGAAATTGCTCAACAACCTTATGAGCAAGAAAATGGAAATGACCCATGTGAAAAAGTACGACCCTAATATAGTGCAGTCTCCCTCTTGGAAAGGCCTTGTGAGTGCTCCCCACTGTATCACATCTACCTCAGTGCAGTCCATCTTGGCCCGACCGCTCCAGGTTTGTCAAAGTAGCGTAGCAGCAAATGAAAGTTTTCCTCATCCAAAGTACTTAAATGGGAGCCTCCATGAGGAAGTTCTTCAAGACACTATGGTCAATATCAGTAACAGGGATAAGGTTTCTGATGAAAGTAGTTCAGGTGTCCTTTCCAGTGTACCTGCAAATCAGCAACACAATGGCACACCGGACCGTGAGAAGATCCCTTATAAGAAGGACTCCGTATCAGAACAAGGCAAATGCAACAGAGAGCCAAGCAGGGGGAGAAGTCATTCATACAGAGATGTTTGTAACCAccagagcaaaaataaaattgaaaaaagcaggcACAGGAGAGACTTAAGTAGTGAGgatgaaaaatgcagaaaagaaaggcGCCCTTATAAAAAACACTCAAGAAAAAGTAGCAGTCCTCACCAGAGGAGCCCAAATCTGGAATGTGCAGGACAGAGGCAGTCATTTAGTAGTGACAGAGAACGGGATAAAAGAGGCCGCAGCCACAGCTACAAGAACACCGGGAAGAAGCAAAAACATCGGAAGAGATCTTTGAGCAACCAAAGAAGCACTTGGAGTAGGTAA